From the Penaeus monodon isolate SGIC_2016 chromosome 3, NSTDA_Pmon_1, whole genome shotgun sequence genome, the window GTTATGATCCTAGTCACTAGTCGTAACAAGGAGACTCGAACTTCCAACCACTGCTACTAGCACCACACTAGTTCTCAGCCGCGTTTCTTGGCCCACTGAGGCGTTGAacctactaataaaaaaaaaacacttatataaCCTtcagatacgtacatacatatagaagTGTTCACGTATTGTATTTTCATTCGTAATATGTCTTATTGTACCTTCCACTACACTGTGAAGTCGCGGaaaacatgcatgtatacatgaaaaaatctatatcatatagtTGTATCTGTGTTTATTGTTACCTAGACGATTAGTTATTAGAGAGTGAGTTTATCAGATATGGCGGGCAGttgttaattactttttttctgtcagtTTATCATTTTGGGTTAAATAAATTATGGTGATGTCATACCCTAATTAAATAATTCAAACGGAGTTTGTTCCCGCCCCTCTCCTAAAGAAAGTGAGACAAAGAAgaacgaacgaaaaaaataaaaaacgaaaaataaagaaaaatgaaacaggaaaaaCACAACCGTAACTTATCATCTTTTCAAATATTTCCATCCGTGCGTTCACTTGGGCAGTGCGCACCGTGGCGAAATCAAGTGAAGTTTGACAAAACGATTCGCGAAGCGTTGCGTGGCGAAGCGAGCTGGTTTGGAGGAAGTTCGCTTCGCCTCGAGGACTGTTTGGAAACAACGGAGATGGCCGCCTACTCGGAACCTCTGAAGCCCCTCTGCCCGACTTGTAACGCATATTTCTTGGTTTTGGAAGAAGCTCAGGAACACATAATGACTTGtgacttcaccccgattgcctgcctagccgctgggtgggcaagccagcccaagtcggtgccggtttCAGAacctggtaaatagagatggtgactcgataaaaacaccgggcggaaggcaacggcaaaccaccgctctaaattgccaagaaaatcatggaaatccatgatcgccaacttccttgtgggacagggcacttgaaagaagaagaaacctaAAACATGGCTGTAGTTCAGATAGAACTTCCGGGAGCGTCACAGTAGTTGGTGataaaagttgatgataatgttactgTTATCTTTTAATAACCGCGTAAGATGCATCCCAGTGAAAGAACATATGGGAGGAAGCTCCACATCTCGAGCAGAATAACAAAGGAATACACGAGCAAAGCGCATGATTGGTGAATGAAAGCGACGTACGATAATAGAGATAAGTAGACAAAAGACGAAACCTTATCTTTATTACTCTTTCAAGATAGTCGACGTTACGGGGCAAGACCTTGAACGACGAGGCACTCGACACTCAGGCACCATCCCCACCGGCAACGCTGCAACACTCTAGACGCTGGGAGGATGTAAgtatctttttattctctctctaagTGATGAACTTACTGCCTAAGTTGAGggttagtattttttaaatagtatttctttatttttttttttgttggtaggaatatatatgtatgaacaagaATGAATAATTCTGTATCGATATTTTATAGTGGAGAAACGTTAAATGCATCGCACCCTTACCCTTtctaaaaaacaacacataaatgcattacaaacatacacactaatTAAAGTGATAAAACAGACCAGTGTACGTGAACTTATATTCATACCTGTGCCCGTATTCGCATGTACAGTTGCATTCAGCAATATGAGTGGTGGGATCGCAACCAAACCAACTCATATGATGCGTGAGGTGTCGTGTGAGGAACTGGCTGGCTTGAAAGATCGAATGTCCCGGTATCTTCCTCATTCAGCTTCTGTGagtagtttatttttgtttatttatctgtttgtttattttcgtccTCTGAAATAAgactagttgttgttgttgtgaggaTGTGAGGAATGGTTGTTCGATTATTgatcttgttttttccctttgatatGGAAAAATAAACGCATATCTTCAGTATAGTGGCATTGTCAGTCAACAAAAGTTCAGTACAATCAACAGCCAATGAacgctatatatcatatacagtatACCTGTATTTTGAAATCTAGGGGACAAAAGATGAGGTAATCTAACCAGTCGATACAAGAATCCTTAAACTTTCAAGTAATAGGAATCCTTAGTACTGCTTACGCAATGAAGCGGGAAGAAATCACATATAAAATGACCGTCGACCTTTCAGATATACGGAATCGTCGACACAAAGCTCCGTCATCCTTTGGTCCAAGAATTCTCCACAGCTGTTTACGTTCCAGAGAGCCACCCGTCTTCGTCCTTGGTGGTGGCTACTCCCTCCTGCTCCACCGTGAGTCCTGCGCCGAAGCTCGAGTTGTATTTCATTTCGATCGCTGGGCATTTAGCAACGCGTTATTTCTAGTGGGAAGGGATGAGAAATGCATTttcatatgtgaacacacacacacacacacacacacacacacacacacacacacacacacacacacacacacacacacacacacacacacacacacacacacacacacacacacacacactcacatatgtatatatatatatatatatatatatatatatatatatatatatatatataatatatacatatgtgtgtgtgtgtgtgtgtgtgtgtgtgtgtgtgtgtgtgtagatatatatacaaatatatatacattatatatgtatatatatattatacacacacacacacacacacacacacacacacaacacacacacacacacacacacacacacacacacacacatatgtatatatatatatatatatatatatatattatatatatatatatacatatatacacatatgtgtgttgtgtgtgtgtgtgtgtgtgtgtgtgtgtgtgtgtgtgtgtgtgtgtgtgtgtgtgtgtgtgtgtgtgtagatatatatacaaatatatatacattatatatatatatatatatatatatatatatatatatatatatatatatatatatatatatatatatatatgcacacacacacacacatctatgtctTCAAGTCACGAGGTCAAATTTTACGCTGATAGGATAGCCATGAGGCATTAAAAATGACATTACACGTTGCAAATATCAGAAGTCAAAATGCAAGTATCATAAGTCGATCGAAATACAGTCTAAATGAcccgtatataaataaaaatctaacataAATGATGTAAACAAAGGTACCACCAATCAATGGTAATTACGGGACACGATCTCAAATCCCAAAATTGACTGTGTGGGCAAAACGCATCACGCAGACCACTTCGCATCTCTCCCTTGTGTAGGATCTCCTGAAGAGTCTGACGGTGTTCTGgtgccaggaggaggaggatgacgaggacCTGGCTCTCCTGCTGGCGTCTCTCCCGGCGTGTCGTTGGAAGGAGCCCCTGTTTTTTTACGCTTGCTCGATTCCCGTGCTTCGTAAGGTGACTCGatcgagtgtgtttgtgtttacattacTGTcgatctgtttttattttgtatttgtgtgtgtgtttatactgttTTGTTTTGAACTTTGTATTCACTGAATGTTATTTCTGACTAAATTTGATTTAcgtcattgttattttaatttctatcaCATTTGAATATCAGATTACTTTAACTAAgctttaaacatgatgaatatccGTCTCATTAAGCGAAAGGATTTATCCACAGAATGGcgtgatatatattttgattcgTGTTAATCAAACAAGtaataaattttattctttacttattaACAGTTCTACTGGTATAAATTCTAGTTTAGCcacaatgttatttttattggttttccaAGATTTGTTCTCGTAGAAATATAGTTGTTTaaattttgttcatattttctcttgttttcaggATAAAGGTACAATATTTTCGCTCGATATATGGAAGAATGcttggtaaaaaaaagataattcatgtcgataacaaaaataaaatgtatctaATTATTTTTCCTCACAGGATTTAAtcacaaattatattatttttaaccaGTGTAattattttgctcttttttccgGGAAACAGTTATATGCAAATGAATAATTGATATTTACAGCTGGAATCTCTGTTAAATTACGAGTGTCTGGCAGGAGGACAGACGGTTTGGCATCGGATGTCTGAAGGCATGATGTACAGTATCAGGCGTGAAGATCTGCAGGGGCATCAGTAAGTAAATCGGAACATACAGTCTGtgatacaagtacacacacacgtataaaacgCAAAAAACATGGCTTACATTCAGTTTAAGTGAGAGGACATAACAGAAACACACTTTTACCATGAACTTTTAAGAATgtaaacatgttatatatatatatatatatatatatatataatatatatatatatattatagttatattatatatttatgtggtgtggtgtgtgtgtgtgtgtgtgtgtgtgtgtgtgtgtgtgtgtgtgtgtgtgtgtgtgtgtgtgtgtgtgtgtgtgtgtgcgcgtgtgtgcgtgtgtgtgtgtgtgcgtgtgtgtgcgtgtgcgtgtatgtgtgtgtatgcatctatacttatgagtcacacacacacacacacacacacacacacacacacacacacacacacacacacacaatatatatatatatatatatatatatatatatatatatatatatataatataacatatatgtgtgtgtgtgtcgtaggtCCTTTGGACTTCAGCTGATATTTAATTCAAAGCCTGATGTTCAAATTACTCGTATTActtttatgaatgttttatgtaatactataatacttataacaatacttataatatGATATTCTATGACCTTATTTTTAAACTGCTTGAAAGTGGATACAAGTTTttcatattgataatagtatatgAGGGCTCTTATACCCACATGGGCCACTCGGACTCTTCAAACGCCTGCACGTATTGACGTACCCCTTATGTAAATGTTTCTCCCAGGCTGCCCCCGGGTTTTACCATGGGTCCCCTGAGGCCAGAGGACACGCTCACCGTCCGTTCGTGGTGGAAGTACAACTGGTCAGAGTCCTACGCCGCCCTCTCGGCTTTCATCAATCACTTACCCTCCGTCGGCGTCTTCAcggaggacgaggaagggggcGCGAGCGAGGGAGACAGGAAGCTGGTTTCGTGGATCCACCAGTACAAGAACGGCAATATGGGAAACACATTCACACTGCCGGAGTACCGAAGGCTGGGTTTGGCTCGCTGCGCCACCCTCGCTCTCGCTCGTAAGATCATCGAGAGTGGCCTCCCCGCGAACCTGGTTATTGATGAGACAAACATAGACTCCATCCTATTCCACGAAAAAATAGGCTTCAAGAAACAGTGCGGCGTAGGATGGAATGCCAGTCTGCCTCTTGGAGTGGCGCTTGAAGAAGTTATACGCGCGCGAAATGATTGATGACTGTGTGCACGGCGAGAGGCTGTGGCAAAACCGTGGCAAAAAGAAAGAGTTTCATGAATATGTGAGGAGTTGCTTGTCTAGCGGATCTCGATGACGCAAGTGTTATTAGCCTCAAAAGTGATTTAAAGGTCGATAGAGAACTTTCCCTAACTGCTGCATCTACCTCGCGATGAACAGTGCCGGTACAGGAGCGATATTTCATCTTAGAAAAATATGTCACTTAAGTTCTATCCAAGGCAGTTAATAGTGCTGAACAGAGAGCTGGTTCTCCCCATGCTGATAGAAAGAACTAGGaaaaagatatacatttatattgcaTTTATTCAGGTATTACTGTCTTACTCATGTGACTTGCTCAAATATGTCTCATATACCAAGGGCCGAGAACAAGAAGGGCCAATGTTGATGTTGACAAAAACGCCTTTGAAAGTTTGCTCCGTTAATTGAGATtcagaaaataataattcattaagCAGAGTTTTTCCTGTTAGTAATCAAAGTGTGTTGCATTCATTTAATCCcttcaaagctttttttttacacaagaaaaataacgagtatttttcataacgaaaaacatatatatatttttactatcgtgttttcaaaacaaacatagcaaaaaaatgtatttttttctgtttaatgaaTACATTAAGACATTTACTTTTGGTGTTTAAACCGTTCTTCCTaatttgatttctattttttctaccattgtatgacaaaaaaagaaagaatgtcaTAAGGAATTTCTCGgtaatctaaaaagaaaagaaaaaatataagtaaacaaGTTTGACCAAGATATAGTAAACAGAACATAtgctataaatacaatatattttgttatttccaGTATATACCACGAAGTTCTTTATTCAAGCGTGGTTCTCTAAGATGGCCATTTTTATActtaaaatgccttttttttcttatgagtgACTTAGACGACAAATATCCTTTAAGTGCTTACTTGAATGGAAAAGAAGTGGTGGAAacaaaggagagtaagagagagaaaaaacgctataagcaatctctctctctctctctctctatctctctctctctctctcactctctctctctctctctctctctctctctctctctctctctctctctcctctctctctctctcgctctctctcttccctctcactctctctctctctctctctctcgctctctctctctcctccctcctcctctccctctccctctctctctctctctctctctctctctctctctctc encodes:
- the LOC119596529 gene encoding uncharacterized protein LOC119596529, with translation MSGGIATKPTHMMREVSCEELAGLKDRMSRYLPHSASIYGIVDTKLRHPLVQEFSTAVYVPESHPSSSLVVATPSCSTDLLKSLTVFWCQEEEDDEDLALLLASLPACRWKEPLFFYACSIPVLRKLESLLNYECLAGGQTVWHRMSEGMMYSIRREDLQGHQLPPGFTMGPLRPEDTLTVRSWWKYNWSESYAALSAFINHLPSVGVFTEDEEGGASEGDRKLVSWIHQYKNGNMGNTFTLPEYRRLGLARCATLALARKIIESGLPANLVIDETNIDSILFHEKIGFKKQCGVGWNASLPLGVALEEVIRARND